A genomic segment from Neisseria perflava encodes:
- a CDS encoding DUF6387 family protein: MNTHDYCPKWFDISKYEETYQWGREDWAIAFEHKIYHYNENLKYDRNPDLGYDICNDCINSWQSLFLGNTDIPRDSRGIPLGKNLISDDMYKIPFEDLEKTFPDEKTFPDSSFFSCFNGLLAKHGADIVDSDGEKMPIDEISTVGIQLPKLGQFRYEKKAGAYNCFTPVLINFQEHTDDELKEMFEYFLRQYRAFQLYGGHIHISKKYDMTRTFSDSEIESLNRFRVLPCLDLLIWEVYTGQHFTHEELLFLLFGDGTETVINPKTGEEWFPDKSTIKDSVLPKAILLLEAVANPFMHRYDIKCKEINEVIEFEDDFIDMYQLHMKKKQK; this comes from the coding sequence ACTCATGATTATTGTCCTAAATGGTTTGATATTTCCAAGTATGAAGAGACCTACCAATGGGGGCGGGAAGATTGGGCAATCGCTTTTGAACATAAAATTTACCACTACAATGAGAATTTAAAATATGACCGTAATCCAGATTTAGGTTATGACATCTGCAATGATTGTATAAACTCTTGGCAATCATTGTTTTTGGGTAATACTGATATTCCAAGAGATTCTAGAGGGATTCCATTAGGCAAGAATCTAATTTCTGATGATATGTACAAAATACCATTTGAAGACTTAGAGAAAACATTCCCCGATGAGAAAACATTCCCCGATTCTTCCTTTTTCTCTTGCTTTAATGGATTGCTGGCAAAACACGGGGCTGATATTGTCGATTCTGACGGGGAAAAAATGCCTATTGATGAAATTTCTACCGTAGGGATTCAATTACCCAAACTAGGCCAATTCAGATATGAAAAAAAAGCAGGGGCATATAATTGTTTCACGCCGGTGCTGATTAATTTCCAAGAACATACCGATGATGAGCTGAAAGAAATGTTTGAGTATTTCTTAAGGCAATACAGAGCATTTCAACTTTACGGCGGCCATATCCATATAAGCAAAAAATACGACATGACAAGAACATTTAGTGATTCAGAAATAGAAAGCCTAAACCGTTTCAGAGTATTGCCATGCCTAGATTTGCTGATTTGGGAGGTATACACCGGCCAACACTTCACGCATGAAGAACTGTTATTCTTACTCTTTGGCGATGGTACAGAAACCGTTATCAACCCAAAAACAGGGGAAGAATGGTTTCCCGATAAGTCCACAATCAAAGACAGCGTATTACCAAAAGCTATCCTATTATTGGAAGCAGTGGCAAACCCTTTCATGCATAGATATGATATTAAATGCAAAGAAATAAATGAGGTAATAGAATTTGAAGATGATTTTATAGATATGTATCAATTACATATGAAAAAGAAACAAAAATAA
- a CDS encoding helix-turn-helix transcriptional regulator, which translates to MHIINIDCLPDTAQLTIAELETSQAKGRRGITRLSSSQIRRLEAAGQFPQSRQITGTRSRFYVAGEVKKWLTEQAS; encoded by the coding sequence ATGCACATTATCAATATCGACTGCTTACCTGATACCGCGCAATTAACTATTGCAGAACTTGAGACAAGCCAAGCAAAAGGACGGCGCGGAATCACTCGCTTGAGTAGCAGCCAAATCAGACGACTGGAGGCAGCAGGACAATTCCCGCAATCACGCCAAATCACAGGCACGCGCAGCCGCTTTTATGTAGCAGGAGAAGTGAAGAAATGGCTTACAGAACAGGCAAGCTAA
- a CDS encoding helix-turn-helix domain-containing protein — MKLDCINNKPKTPSQRERILARLRKGSVTSWELAQMGILGYNSRIMELRRAGHEIITVMEEVQNQFGATVKRGRFSLLVSGKSKHNAI, encoded by the coding sequence ATGAAACTTGATTGTATCAATAACAAGCCCAAAACGCCAAGCCAAAGAGAGCGCATTTTAGCCCGATTGAGAAAAGGGAGCGTTACATCATGGGAGCTGGCACAGATGGGCATACTTGGCTATAACTCACGCATTATGGAACTTCGCAGAGCGGGGCATGAAATCATAACCGTGATGGAAGAAGTGCAAAACCAATTCGGGGCGACCGTGAAACGCGGGCGGTTTTCTTTGCTGGTGTCGGGAAAGAGTAAGCATAACGCCATCTAA